In Synechococcus sp. KORDI-52, one genomic interval encodes:
- a CDS encoding helix-turn-helix transcriptional regulator codes for MKTSIEYRDPLELSEELAKLGQLTKITQLEGGSGFYTMQAESTNKVALAEISANKTLLYEGWGNGVTIDFNWITPKANTQGAFGYCDGFKMTKNSLAGFGTINSLPGNAWGKYNNECSSTGCMLEKQLLFELLENCKAYDGLERLTGEQGICCNNKALNQLKRLAAREVSTGIQNPEKYFDLVIACLEEPMTEQSSEDPKHIDQLREIINLAHSEKSMESPLSLLEVCKYINTSQASLYRICQEYFGMGIIELMTQIRLEESRRILLNQDARRKLNLYSIRDIAIKYGFKHQGRYARRYYTAFGELPSQTIEQSRRYRLPI; via the coding sequence ATGAAAACATCTATTGAATATCGTGATCCACTGGAGCTCTCTGAAGAGCTTGCGAAACTCGGTCAGCTTACAAAAATAACGCAACTGGAAGGTGGCAGTGGTTTCTATACTATGCAAGCAGAAAGTACTAATAAAGTCGCACTTGCAGAAATATCTGCCAACAAAACATTATTGTACGAGGGGTGGGGCAATGGTGTAACTATAGATTTTAATTGGATTACGCCAAAAGCGAATACTCAAGGAGCCTTTGGCTATTGTGATGGATTTAAGATGACAAAAAATAGCCTGGCTGGATTTGGCACGATTAATTCATTACCAGGAAATGCATGGGGAAAATATAACAACGAATGCTCTAGTACTGGTTGCATGCTTGAAAAGCAGCTCCTATTTGAATTACTCGAAAATTGCAAAGCATATGATGGACTTGAACGACTCACGGGTGAGCAGGGGATTTGTTGCAATAATAAAGCTCTAAACCAACTTAAGAGATTAGCTGCCAGAGAAGTATCTACTGGAATTCAGAACCCAGAAAAATATTTCGATCTTGTAATCGCATGTCTAGAAGAGCCAATGACTGAGCAGAGCAGTGAAGATCCAAAACATATCGATCAATTAAGAGAAATCATTAATCTTGCACATAGTGAGAAGAGCATGGAATCCCCTCTGTCATTGCTTGAAGTATGCAAGTATATAAATACAAGCCAAGCATCATTATATCGCATATGTCAGGAGTACTTTGGAATGGGAATCATTGAATTGATGACACAAATTAGACTTGAGGAATCCAGAAGAATTTTGCTTAACCAAGATGCTCGTCGGAAATTAAATCTATATTCCATACGAGATATTGCAATTAAATATGGGTTTAAACATCAAGGGAGATATGCACGGCGCTATTACACTGCATTCGGAGAACTTCCAAGTCAGACCATAGAACAGTCGAGAAGATATAGATTGCCAATATAG